ggctaaaaaaacaaacaaacttcaagACATAATCATGAGATCAACAATGTCTTCAGATCATGTAAATGTCATAAGAACTTATTGATAAGAACGTACTTGCTTAGCGTCTGCATCCAGCCTGAGGTTTTCTGGAGGGACTATCAGAAATGATGTCTGTATCCTCAGAGTCCAAGGAATGATTCAGGTGGCTGCTCAGGAGAGGCTACCCTGGAGACAGATTCTAATCATGGACTGAGGAATCAAAATAAGAACACATTATATAGTTTGCTGGTAACCCTAACCTGTCACTTCTAATAAACATCATAACATAATAGAAATTGAAGTCATATTTGATGGTTAACCCCCCAGCTGAGGGATCCATTACTACATCCTCAGAAACATCTTCATCCAACTCATCTAACCCTGAACTGTCCACAACCTTCACACCTTCTGTTACAGCTGGACACCAAACTCTGCAAATGCTAGGAAACAGGCACAAAAGCTTTTGTAAACAGGAAAATCATCTTATCTAATGATAACATTTCTCTACTCACTTAATCTGGATTACCTTTTACAGTAGGgctcaaacaaacatttaacatgagtTAAAATTATCTATATATACACGTTTGTAAGTTATTGATCAATTCCAAAATCCAAGAACTTaacattttctatcattttatattaatacTCCAGTATATCaattttaaacagttaaattaggTTACTATTAGCATTTAAAGCCAATGTTACAAGTCTTGATTACACAATGTCAATTTCTTACCTGCAATCAAAAATTCTTTCAGATTTGGCTCCGTTATTCTTACAAATCTTTGGTCATCACCAGGTTTAGCTTTGAGCAGCATGCTCCCTGCAGAGTACCAGCACACTTCATGGTTTAAGTTCATGTGCTCATTATTACaagaacaaaaatatatacGCACTGTATTCCCTCAAATTAAGAATATCATGCATTTCAATTGAGCAGCTCAGAAGTGAGGCCACCTTTAATGTTaagcattacattacattacattacattacatcacattacattacattacatcacattacattacattacattacatgtcatttagcagacgcttttgtccaaagcgacttacaataagtgattcaacctgaaggtactagacatagaccacaggaatcaagtcaGTCTGAGCCTGAGATGATctaaaaaactatatatatccatatacaCACAGGTAAACAGATACTGGTTAACATATACTCAGCATATGATTTATGCTCAAATATTCTTGTGTTTGGTTTCCATATACACTGCGTCACATATTTACAtgttcatgtgattttactttGGTGATGGTTTTCAGTTAtctctgtatttgtttttcttggcAAGTGTGTTTGCCCAAAGTTTATCCTGTATGTTGCAGCAACATCATCAAGGCCTCTGCTGGTGTATTTATGACCGGCACCGCCAGCAGCCGCGTCCTCACAGAGCAGCCCGCGTCCTCACAGAGCAGCCCGCGTCCTCACAGAGCAGCTCGCGTCCTCACAGAGCAGCCCGCGTCCTCACAGAGCAGCCCGCGTCCTCACAGAGCAGCTCGCGTCCTCACAGAGCAGCTCGCGTCCTCACAGAGCAGCCGCGTCCTCACAGAGCAGCTCCAGCGGGCGGATCCGGTCATTTTCAAAGTGAAACACCCCGTGACAACTGCTGGgagtaaaaacagacaaaggcGAAGCTAATGAACCATGTAGCATATTTCCACACAGAGAAGCAGATCTAGAAGCACATAAACgaaagaaaattaccaaaatctgAGCAATAAACAAACTCTCCCGGTTTGAAATCATGAACAGGACCGATGAAACCGCTTCACAGCCGCGGTGTGAGAGAAAGGAGCCTTGTAAGGTTTCAGGTTAAATATAATGTCTCCAACACAATAACAATGACAGAGTCTGTCAGTAACACCTGCAGTtactttaaaatacaaaacacaagctTACTCAGTCCCCAGAGTTCATGTCTACCCGCTCATGCAGAGACATGGATAGTCCAGCTAACATGAACTTTAGCTAGTTTAGCCACAAGCAATCTTTGCTATTTCACTATAATATTCCAGCGtcacaaagaaaatacacaatcacacacaccacACTGTATTAACAAAGTTAACGTAACTATTGATCATTTGCGTGTTTCCTACttaatattaatgttaattagCTAGCGTTAGCTACCTTAATGCTGCTGGCACATTATCCCTCTGAAATCAGAGTATTCTGCCTATTTTAACAAGGTATATCTTCACCAACACTGGGCCGTATCTCACTCCAGCTGCTGTTGGAGTAACTCTGAAAGAGTCAATGTACTTTGACACTGTAGAGTTTACTGTGCAGCCTTCAGATTTGAGATTgccttattcatttatttatttcctggtCTGTTATTTCTGCAGTTAAAGCTGATTCTGCTCTTCTGTAACTGTTGGTACATTTAAGTTccctaaaaataaaatccatCCATCTGGGTTTTATTACTAGCTTTCAGTTGAGCATATAgatttttatagtaattttcaAAGCACTTTTGAATGTTGTTTCCACTGTTGATCTTGTATGTGGGTGCCTTATTCTGCCAACAGTTTAACTGATTTACCCCCACTTCATAATATCTTTGTTTCATGTACAGTCATCGTTTTTGACCTCCTGCATATAAATCTCATTcatctctgttttcttttctttaatttcctGATTTTTGTGCTCTTCCAGTTGTTCTTTATGCTCTCTTTCAAGCTTTCTAGATCTGATTGTAGTGTCTCAACTGTCTAGTCTTGTTTAAATATGCTGATTCAGCTATTATCTTGCCTTACATGCGTCCCACAGCACAGACGGGACATTATCctctatataatataatataatataatataatataggtCTGCAGTTCCTTCACTACTCCTTCTTTCATGTGTCcttttaatatatttggatttagCCTCCAAATTGTCGTCTCTTTCTCTTCCAGTAGATGTTGAATAAAGAGGGCTGTGGTCAGATAGCTCCATGTTTCTACCCTGTAATCTTTATTATACATCAAAAAATAATCCATCCTCGAATATAAATGATGTGgtgaggagtaaaaagtaaaatcttTACTTGTGGGATTCAGATCCCTCCAGACACCAACGGTCCCAGCTCAGACATCAGACCCTTTATGTTCCTCCTGAGGAGTCCAGCTGAGAGTCTCTGATCCAGATCTTACATCTGATCCAGTCTCTGACCCTCCCCTTCTAATAACCATGAGACCTGCCCTCTATGCCCCGGTCACTGACGTTTTTTGAAATGAATCTTCCCTGAAGTTAAACCAGCGagtcctctctcctgtcctgtcctgtcctgtcctgtcctctctgctgtcctgtcctctcctctctgctgtcctgtcctctcctctctgctgtcctgtcctctcctctctgctgtcctgtcctgtcctgtcctgtcctgtcctgtcctctcctgtcctgtcctgtcctgtcctgtcctgtcctctctcctgtcctgtcctgtcctgtcctgtcctctctcctgtcctgtcctctcctctctgctgtcctgtcctctcctctctgctgtcctgtcctctcctctctgctgtcctgtcctctcctctctgctgtcctgtcctctcctctctgctgtcctgtcctctcctctctgctgtcctgtcctctcctctctgctgtcctgtcctctcctctctgctgtcctgtcctgtcctgtcctgtcctctcctgtcctgtcctctctcctgtcctgtcctctcctctctgctgtcctgtcctgtcctgtcctgtcctgtcctgtcctggaGGAGGCAGAACGTATCTGGTTGAAGCCGTTCCTCTGGAGCTTTGAGTGTTCCTCCTCTGATAGACGGGTCTCCTGTGATAATATCACCCGACTGCTTCTTGTTTCATCTTTCTTATTATCTCACTCCTTCTGACTGGGTTGAGTATGCCATTTACATTATATGatgctacttttttttaaaaatttttttatttattgttgtttgcacttaaaaaacatacaatcgttaggaaataacagtacaaaaacagtaaaagaaaatgcaggaaagatcaaaaagcccaagGGGCTTATATATacgaccctccctcttaaacctataaataactatactttacttaaattacatagctagatggaaataaaaaaatacaaactaaatacaaacaaaacaaatacaaaggtgtagaacatctatagggattttttgagcttggtcttcaaagtatttaaagaggaagatgattctgttagatgttttatgtctAACACCTTGATAAACTAATGAGAATTTGTCAACAGAGgtcctacagaaaggaatatgtaaatcattctttcttcttgtaagatgtgcatgataatgagaattaaactcaaagtaaatatgaaaaaagtaaaaggtaaagatgcaggaaggctaattactttatacataagaacctgtttgatacttattgacctcataaattgtaagtagttgcaattgtttaaataatgttcTCTTTCATAATATTTCGTTCGATGTCTCACTATGGGATGCACGCCCCCGCTGCAGACCTCAGAAGCATTAATCTCAATACGCcaatcctgattggctggtaaaCGTGTCCGTCCGTCCGCCCGCGGTAGTCCCACCTCCTATAAGTACCGCCTGCGGACGGGAACACGTCATTCAAACACCTCTTCTCACCCGGAGCATATCTTGCGTCCAAGGCTAGCTAGCTTAACTGTCTGTAGACGGATCTTACTTAGCTTCTGTCGCCGGGCGCTAGCttgttttttggacattttatttgcTTCGTCGATCATACCAGATCGATTTCAGTGCTTCCTAGCCCCACCACGGCTTGGTCAGCACTGTCCTCGGCGCCACACCAGGCAGCTCGTGTACCGAGTGTCGGCACACCAGCCGGTCCCTCGGTGCAATTAGCGTTAGCACACCAGCTAACTATCCTCGACTCCCTGCCTGCACACCAGCTCGCACGGAATGGAGGTGAATACCCCTCACACCAGAGGGCACGGAGACTCAGCGGCCCGCTCGTGCCGCTGTGGGAACAAGATTGCGAGCAGGGATCCACACCAGGTCTGCTCGGGCTGCCTAGGGCTGGAACACGCCCGGCTAGCTATCGACGTCCCCGGCTCGTGTCAACACTGCGCGGTGTTCACGGTCAAGAGTCTCCGTCGACGGCTAGCCCGCCAGGCTAGCTTGTCTGGATTCGACCCCTATCTCCCATCCGACTGCGCCGCCGGAGACGGAGAGGAGACGGGGGTCGCTGCGGTGGCGGTACCGGAGGCTTGTGCCAGCTGGGGCTCCCAGGCTGACCTCGCCACGGTCTCCCCGCAGGAGGAAGACGTCCTGGAATTGGACTATGGGGACGATGATGACTGCGCCTCTGAACTCCTCATAtcagaggatgaagaagaggacGACGTCTTCATCACTCCGGCCGGGGCTGCAAAGCCCGCGGTCTCCGTTGCCTTTCGGGATGGAGATGAGAGTAGCTTACCAGCTTCTCCCCTCCCCAGCTCGGACATGCTCGACGTGTGCAAACGCGCTGCTGCCCGGCTGGCCATCCCCTGGCCCGCTGTCGTAGCTGAGACCGCCAGGTCCCGCTACGAGGGGAAGAAATTGCCCCTGGCCAGGAGCGCGACAAGGCAACTTCTCCCCGTCTTCCCAGAACTGCTGGATGAGGTGGCGCGCTCGTGGAAAGACCGCCCCTACAGCAGCAGGAGCCCGGTCCCCGGTGCCTCGTCCCTCGACTGTGAAGCGATGGAGAGCCTGGGCCTGCTCCGTATGCCTCCGATGGAGCCACTCGTCGCGGCGCACCTCCACCCGCGGCTGTCAGCGGTATCCTCCCGGAGCCCCAGCCTGCCGTCTAAGTCGGACCGTTTTCAGTCAGCCCTGACTGAAAAGGCCTACAAGGCAGCTGCGCTTTCGGCCAAAGCGCTCAATGTCCTCTCCCTGCTCACGGCCTACCAGGCTGAGTTGTGTGAGGATTTTGTGCAAACTCAGGACCCGGCTGCGTGGGAGGAGATCCCGGTCATCACCGACCTGTGTCTCCGTGTCCAACGCTGCGCGGTCCAGGCCACGGGGAAAGCGATGGGGACCATGGTCCTGCAGGAACGGGCGCGGTGGCTCAACCTCGCCAACCTGTCGGACAGGGAGAAGGACGACGTCCTGGACATGCCCATTGTCCCGGAGGGGATTTTTGGCTCCGCGTTGGCCTCAATGCAACGGCGGTGTGAAGCCAAAAAGAAGGAGGATGAGGCTCTCCAGCTCTGCCTCCCCCGTAAGCCCCCTGCGCCCTCTCCACCTGCGCAGCATAAAACCTTCGCACAGGCTGCTTCCCAGGTTTCACGGTTTAAAGTGCCTAAGCAGCCAAGACCCCAGCCTGCGCCGCCTTCCCAGCCAGGTCGGCCCAGCTGGCCCAGAAAACCCTCGGTCCCGACCGCGGCTTCGTCGGCCCCGCCTGCGCAAGCTACCGGCCAGGCCAGGAAAAAGAAGAGAGCGGCCTGACCGCCCCTCTCTCCACCGGTGATGCAGCTGGACGTTCCCCGTTCTCCAGCCCCACCTGTTCGGCTTTTCAGCGTGTGCCCGGGGGTCCCCCACGCCCCCGCCTCCCAGCCGCCACGGCCTGCGCCAGAGCGAGCCGGGAGAGATGGACGTTTGACGGCGGAGAGTTCAGCGGTTGCCCCTGTCTTACGTccacaagcacgcacacacacacacattttctcaaagaaaataaaatgtgtcccGCTGCCGCATCCAGGCCGAGTGCCGAGGGCGCAGCTAATAAAAGCCAAAAGAATCACAATGAGCAGCGCGGTGGCAACGCTCGCTGTTCCCCCTCGGGTAAAAGCCGAGGCGGGGACGGCGGGGCCGCCGCGCTGCCCACCCGGACGGCCGTCCACTGTGCCGTCCGAGTGCCGTGCCACTGTTCCACCACGGGAGGCCGCCACCGCACCGCGGCTGGGGCCTCTTGTGGTGGAGGGGCTGCGGTGCGGGACCACTCTCTCCCTCAGGTGGGAGAGATGGGCCGCACTCGCGGCTCCGCCCTGGGTGTTGAGGACGATTTCGCGGGGTTACAGGTTGAAGTTCGCCGCCGTTCCTCCGCGGTTCGCCGGTATAATACACTCTCAGGCTCGGGGGGAGTCAGCTCGTGTTTTGCAGGAGGAAATCCTCTCGCTGTTAAACAAAAGAGCAATTTGTGTCGTTCCCCCTGCACAGTGTCAGAGCGGTTTTTACTCCAGGTATTTTCTGGTTCCCAAACGGGGGGGGACCGGTATTCGCCCTATCCTGGATTTACGTGCTCTGAACAAATTTCTCAGGAAATACAAATTCAGGATGCTTACACACACATCCCTGTTGCGCCTTGTGCGGCAGAACGATTGGTTCACTTCTGTCGATCTGAAAGACGCGTATTTCCACATCCCAATCTATCCTCCCCACAGAAAGTATCTGAGGTTCGCTTTCCAGGGGATCTGCTACGAGTATCGCATACTTCCCTTCGGCCTGTCTTTAAGCCCGAGGGTGTTTGTGCAGTGCACGGAAGCGGCGATAGCCCCGCTGAGACGGCAGGGCATCCGCCTGGCCACGTATCTGGACGACTGGCTGCTGCTGGCACAGTCGGAGCAGGAGGCCAGAGCGCACACGCGTGTTCTCATGCAACACCTGGTGGATCTGGGTTTCGTGATAAACGCGGAAAAGAGCGTGCTGTCCCCGGCGCAGGAGATAATCTTTCTGGGATTATCCCTGGACTCAGTGTCTTTCACGGCACGCCTCTCGGCGGAGCGTGTGAGGGTCTTCAGGACATGTCTCGCGCTTTTTCGTCCGGGGAAATCTGTTCGATTCAGGTTGTGTCTTCGGTTACTCGGGTTGATGGCGTCTGCCATTCTCGTAGTCCGTCTCGGTCGCCTCCACATGAGGGAATTCCAGCTGTGGGTGGCCTCATGTGGGCTGGACCCCGTGCGTCACGGCGCACGGATGGTGCCGGTCACGCCGGGGTGCGCCAGGTCGCTGCGCCACTGGCGAGTCCCGTCCTTTCTGACCCGCGGGGTACCCATGGGCTCCGTTCTGTCCAGGAAGGTGGTCACTACGGACGCCAGCCTGACGGGATGGGGCGGGATTCACGAGGGCCGGTCTGTGAGGGGCGTCTGGAGTGTGGGCCTCCAGCGGTCTGACATAAATTTTCTGGAGCTTTCAGCGGTGTTCCTCTCCCTGAAACATTTTCTTCCGTCTCTCATGGGTCATCATGTCCTGGTGAGGACGGACAATACGACGACGGTGGCGTATATCAACCGTCAGGGGGGTTTACGCTCCCGTCAGCTGCACATGTTGGCACGCAGACTGATCCTGTGGAGCTGCGGTCGTCTCCTCTCCCTGAGAGCGACGCATGTTCCGGGAGTCCTGAACACGGGCGCGGACCTGTTGTCCAGGGGCGCGCCAGTGTACGGGGAATGGACTCTGCACCCGGAGGTTGTGGAGCAGTTGTGGTCCCGTTACGGTCGGGCCGCGGTGGATCTGTTCGCGTCGCGAGAGAACGCGCAGTGCGCGCTGTTTTACTCTCTGCGCGGCGTGGATGCTCCCCTCGGCATAGACGCGTTAGCGCACGCCTGGCCGCGCGAGCTTCTTTATGCGTTCCCTCCCCTGGCCTTGATACCCCCCACTCTGTCCAGAGTGAGGGAGCACGGCCACGCGCTGATTCTGGTAGCTCCGCATTGGCCTGCGATGCATTGGCTGGCGGAGATATATCGGTTGCTGTGCACCCAACCCTGGCAGCTCCCGCTGCGCAGGGACCTGCTGTCGCAAGGGGGGGGGATGGTCTTCCATCCGCACCCGGAGCGCCTGGCGCTCTGGGCTTGGCCCCTGAGTGGCTCAATCTGTCAGCTGGGGGTCTCTCACAGCGGATGATTTCCACTATTCAGAGTGCTCGAGCCGCCTCCACTAGGTCTCTGTATGACTGTAAGTGGAGGGTGTTTGAGGAGTGGTGCCACAGAAACGGCCACGTTCCTTTTCAGTGTCCGGTGGGGGTGATTTTGTCATTCTTGCAGGACCTGATTGACAATCGGAAGGCTTTCTCCACGGTTAAGGTGTACTTGGCGGCTATTGCCGCGTGCCACGTGGGATTTGGGAAGCTAACGGTGGGCCAGCACCCGCTCGTTTGCCGTTTTATGAAGGGGGCGCGCAGGCTTCTCCCCGTGTCCAGGCCGCTGGTGCCGCCTTGGGACCTGGCTGTGGTTTTGGAGGGGCTCAAGGGCCCTCCGTTTGAACCACTGGAGGGGGCCGACTTGAAACACGTGTCTCTCAAGACGGTGTTGTTACTGGCTCTGGCTTCGGCGAAGCGGGTTAGTGACATTCATGCGCTTTCGGTGCACCCGTCATGCACTCAGTTCTTCCCGGGAGATGTGAGGATGACCTTGAGGCCCAACCCGGCTTTTGTGCCTAAGGTGGTGGGCTCATGTTCTCCTATTGACCTTGTGGCCTTTGCTGCCTCATCTGGTGAGCTGCGGTCGCATGCGTTATGTCCAGTCCGTGCTGTGCGCACCTATGTGGATAGGACTGGGGGGTTCAGGAGGAGCGATCAGCTGTTCGTCTCCTGGGCTAGTCCTCATAGAGGGAAGCCTATTACGAAGCAGCGCCTGTCCCACTGGGTGGTGGAGGCGATTGCTTTGGCCTATGCGGGTCAGGGTTTGCAGCCACCTGTGGGTCTGCGAGCGCACTCGACTCGGGGCATGGCTACATCCTGGGCCTTGTTCAGGGGAGTGTCTGTTCAGGACATTTGTGCGGCGGCGAGTTGGTCCTCGCCTCTCACTTTTGTCCGCTTTTATATGTTGGACGTCTCCGCTCCGTGCGTGGCAAGCGCGGTGTTGATGTCCTGATTGGAACAGATTGTTTTCCCTGAGGGTTGGTGGACGCTGGATAAGCTTGTCTGGCAATACGGGAGCAACCATATCCCATAGTGAGACATCGAACGAAATATTATGAAAGAGAACTTTAGGTTATTTACATAACCCCGGTTCTCTGAGTAATATGAGTGAGATGTCTCACCAGACAACCCTTCTTGCTTGGGCGGGTGAGAAGAGGTGCTTATCTTGAATGACGTGTTCCCGTCCGCAGGCGGTACTTATAGGAGGTGGGACTACCGCGGGCGGACGGACGGACACGtttaccagccaatcaggattgGCGTATTGAGATTAATGCTTCTGAGGTCTGCAGCGGGGGCGTGCATCCCATAGTGAGACATCTCACTCATATTACTCAGAGAACCGGGGTTATGTAAATAACCTAAAGGTTTAGTTTATGGGCTAAATAAGAAGAGTTAGTGGCAGTTCTTACAAAGGATTCCTGGACTTTAATGTTGTCATTAGTTTCATTTCTCCTGACTTCCTTCCTGTCTTTCTCCCATTCTTCCCTTCACGTTCCCCTCTTTGCTACAGAAACAGTAACGAACACTAGACAACATAGAACAGAAGTGTAAACAAAATAACATGGTTTATTATGTGCTCCCAGACTGGAGAAGCACTGCTGGGGCTCCATGGGGCCAGTTCATGTTGAGCATTTAAATATTCTGTAAGGCTTTATGATAAGCTCCTTAATAACCAGTAATTAACacgtaataaggcattgttctcgctttagatccctttagctgctaaaagcatcgttaacttatagttaacttataatagatgagcaataaagtatattttaatatcaataagcaaacaaaagatgaataaaggcatggcaaagacataatgggtggttatgggtgtt
This genomic interval from Centropristis striata isolate RG_2023a ecotype Rhode Island chromosome 14, C.striata_1.0, whole genome shotgun sequence contains the following:
- the LOC131984458 gene encoding uncharacterized protein LOC131984458: MQLDVPRSPAPPVRLFSVCPGVPHAPASQPPRPAPERAGRDGRLTAESRVPRAQLIKAKRITMSSAVATLAVPPRVKAEAGTAGPPRCPPGRPSTVPSECRATVPPREAATAPRLGPLVVEGLRCGTTLSLRWERWAALAAPPWVLRTISRGYRLKFAAVPPRFAGIIHSQARGESARVLQEEILSLLNKRAICVVPPAQCQSGFYSRYFLVPKRGGTGIRPILDLRALNKFLRKYKFRMLTHTSLLRLVRQNDWFTSVDLKDAYFHIPIYPPHRKYLRFAFQGICYEYRILPFGLSLSPRVFVQCTEAAIAPLRRQGIRLATYLDDWLLLAQSEQEARAHTRVLMQHLVDLGFVINAEKSVLSPAQEIIFLGLSLDSVSFTARLSAERVRVFRTCLALFRPGKSVRFRLCLRLLGLMASAILVVRLGRLHMREFQLWVASCGLDPVRHGARMVPVTPGCARSLRHWRVPSFLTRGVPMGSVLSRKVVTTDASLTGWGGIHEGRSVRGVWSVGLQRSDINFLELSAVFLSLKHFLPSLMGHHVLVRTDNTTTVAYINRQGGLRSRQLHMLARRLILWSCGRLLSLRATHVPGVLNTGADLLSRGAPVYGEWTLHPEVVEQLWSRYGRAAVDLFASRENAQCALFYSLRGVDAPLGIDALAHAWPRELLYAFPPLALIPPTLSRVREHGHALILVAPHWPAMHWLAEIYRLLCTQPWQLPLRRDLLSQGGGMVFHPHPERLALWAWPLSGSICQLGVSHSG